From a region of the Tachypleus tridentatus isolate NWPU-2018 chromosome 1, ASM421037v1, whole genome shotgun sequence genome:
- the LOC143252406 gene encoding mitofusin-2-like yields MGLVSLIKRFLGPRNTKQIPCPISITHQSPSTEVKQFFQPSSDYLSIVQQIAFLSPTSQTAVGTLVVGGFLVCTVGWKIIVLTAGIYGLLYAYEWLTWTNKAKERAFKKQYVNHATRRLKLIVDLTSANCCHEVQQ; encoded by the exons ATGGGACTTGTGTCattaataaaacgttttcttGGCCCAAGGAACACTAAACAA ATACCTTGCCCCATTAGCATCACTCACCAGTCACCTAGTACTGAAGTGAAACAGTTTTTTCAGCCCTCATCAGACTATTTGTCAATAGTCCAACAAATAGCATTTCTGTCACCAACTTCACAGACAGCTGTGGGTACTCTTGTTGTAGGAGGATTT TTAGTTTGTACAGTTGGCTGGAAGATCATAGTACTGACAGCGGGTATTTATGGGTTATTATATGCATATGAGTGGCTAACATGGACAAACAAGGCTAAAGAACGTGCTTTCAAGAAACAATACGTCAACCATGCTACCCGTAGGCTGAAATTAATAGTTGACTTGACTAGTGCCAACTGCTGTCACGAAGTTCAACAGTGA